Proteins encoded in a region of the Diabrotica virgifera virgifera chromosome 4, PGI_DIABVI_V3a genome:
- the LOC126883714 gene encoding uncharacterized protein LOC126883714 produces the protein MYGKRAHSDSVVMPPIFDIYRKPIFDESIRKAEYRTYVPFIKSFNCNDIVEFSINQVDSFFAMSETLLCIKRSLEITGNGDVKLANNVGAFLFDSCTYSESAREMETVRDPGIVNAVRAMTCYTQEDSNYMVMAGWNYPKDPILNDTSFNIQMPLKHIFNIFNDYPMITCGRQTIRLVRARNDNDCIVIKEKQNAEKTPTVTTAKINITNIELRVKHIFPNDEIKLELMKSIQQDQPIVIPFRKWELHELPAITKGARREVWAVKTSTSVERPRRAQFIP, from the coding sequence ATGTATGGAAAACGAGCACATTCAGACAGCGTAGTAATGCCTccaatatttgatatttatcGTAAGCCAATCTTTGATGAATCGATTCGAAAGGCTGAATACCGAACTTATGTACCATTCATCAAATCATTCAACTGCAATGATATTGTTGAATTTAGCATTAATCAAGTTGACTCGTTTTTTGCAATGAGCGAAACCCTGTTATGCATTAAAAGATCACTGGAAATAACTGGAAATGGTGACGTCAAACTAGCAAATAATGTGGGTGCCTTCCTTTTCGATTCGTGTACGTATAGCGAAAGCGCAAGGGAGATGGAAACAGTGCGGGATCCTGGCATCGTAAATGCTGTACGTGCCATGACATGTTATACTCAAGAAGATTCTAATTATATGGTTATGGCTGGATGGAATTACCCTAAGGACCCAATTCTTAACGATACTTCATTCAACATACAGATGCCTCTTAAGcacatttttaacattttcaacgaTTATCCAATGATTACGTGTGGTCGTCAAACAATAAGACTAGTTCGAGCTCGAAACGACAACGATTGCATTGTcattaaagaaaaacaaaacgCTGAGAAAACTCCAACTGTTACAACCGCTAAGATTAACATTACCAACATTGAACTCAGAGTGAAGCACATATTTCCCAATGACGAAATTAAATTGGAACTCATGAAATCCATTCAACAAGATCAGCCCATAGTTATTCCATTTAGAAAGTGGGAATTACACGAATTGCCTGCCATTACCAAAGGTGCTAGGCGTGAAGTTTGGGCTGTTAAAACTAGCACATCCGTTGAAAGACCac